The following nucleotide sequence is from Verrucomicrobiota bacterium.
CCATTCGACCAAACTGACGTATGTCAATTTGGCGCCCACCATCGCGGTTTCTTTAACCGACAAGTTTTCGGTGGGCGGTTCGCTGGACTTCGTCTACTCGGAGGTGGAATTTGAGCAGGCTTATCCCTGGGCCTTGGTAACCGGTTTTCCCGGCCTGCCCGATGGGGAGGCCACGCTGGAGGGGGATGATTGGACGCTCGGTGGGACGCTCGGGGCCAATTATGATTTGAGCGACCGGCAGCGACTCGCCTTCAAACTTCGTCTTCCGACCGATCTCGACTACTCGGGCAGCACCGAACTGACCGACATCCCTGCCTTGCTGCCGAATCCCACGGTGACCGAGTTTGGGGCCCAAATCCGTTATCCAATGGAGATCGGCTTGGGGTATGGGATCGATGTGACCGACAAGCTCAACGTCGGAATCGATATCCAATGGATTCAATTTTCACGACTGGAGACCATGAACATCAACGCCGGTGTGAACAGTCCTCTCTTGACGACGAGCGTTCCCTTCAATCTCAAGGATGCCTGGCATGCGGGCATCGGCGTGGCCTATGAATTTCTTGATGGATGGACGCTGCGGGGAGGTTATCGCTTCGAAGAAAGCCCCATCGAAGATCGCTTTCTGACGGTTTCCCTGCCCGGTTACGACCAACATATCGTGAGCGCGGGGCTGGGCTATCGTTGCGAAGCCTACTTCGTGGACCTTGCCTACTCCCACAGCTTCTACCCTACCCGCGAGGTGAGCAATAACGTGGTTCCAAGCGTCAACGGCGAATACGATTACCACTTCAATACCTTCGCCATGACGGTCGGCTTCTCTTTCTGATGACCTGGTTTTTTCCAAGTCGTGGGGTGGGTAGCTGACGGAGGAGGTGGGGGATTCCTGGCCCGCTTCCATGCCAAGAGAAAACGCCGCTCTTAGCAAGGGTCGGGGCTGCCTTTGTGAATAAATTCTTAAAATTATGATAATTATCTTGAGGTTGATTGCACACGAAGGTAAACTGTCGCGGTAGTCTCTTTCCTTTGTTCTCGAGATGAATGCCGCCGACCACCCAACGATTCTAATTATCGACGACGAGAAGTGCATCCGCGATGCCCTTCGCATGCTTCTTCGGAAAAATTTCGATGTGCATTGCGCCGAGGATGTTCCGAGTGGCCTGCTCGAGTTCACGGAGTGCCAGCCTGACTTGGTCATCATCGATTACTACATGCCCGGGGAAAACGGCATTCAAGGGATCACCCGTCTTCGTCAGAGTGATCCTCACGTTCCCATTCTCTTCCTGACCGGTTTTGCCGACGACGAAACCCTGGAACGGGCGACCGAGGCGGGGGCCACTGGCTTCATGCGCAAACCCTTCGACATCGCAGGCATGCACGGCACCATCCGCCAGTTCATCGGTCAAAAAGCCGCAGCCTAATACCAAGCTGGAGAATCTACTCGGCTCTTCCTTCCCCGCGCTTCAGCGCCTCTTCCCCACATCACCTTCCCTCCATTCTTCCAGTGAATTCTGGAGGTTGGTGTGAGAGCAAGCGATTGGCAGGTGAGTAGAAGAAAGCCCACTCCGGAGAGTGGGCCTTTTGCTCGGGCGGTGGTGACTTCTTGGTCGGGATCGGCGATCAATAACGGTAGTGCTCCGTTTTGAACGGACCTTCCGGAGAGACGCCAATGTAATCCGCCTGCGCTGGGCTGAGTTCAGTCAACTTGCAGCCGATCTTTTCGAGGTGGAGGCGGGCCACTTCTTCATCGAGGTGCTTGGGCAAGACTTTCACTGAAATCTCCCCGCTGTCCTTGGTCGCCCAAAGCTCTAGCTGGGCCAGGACCTGGTTGGTGAAGCTGTTCGACATGACGAAGCTGGGGTGGCCTGTGGCGCAGCCGAGATTCACCAGGCGACCCTCTGCCAGCAAAAAGATGCTGTTCCCGGCCTGGAAGGTGTATTTGTCGACCTGAGGTTTGATGTTGGTTTTGGTGACCCCATTGAGCGCTTCCAGCTTGTCGACTTGAATTTCATTGTCGAAGTGGCCAATGTTGCAAACGATGGCTTGGTCCTTCATTTTTTCCATGTGGTCGGCTCGGATGATGTCGAAGTTCCCGGTCGTGGTGACGTAAATGTCCCCCCAGCCGAGGGTGTCTTCGAGCGTGAGGACGCGGAAGCCCTCCATGGCGGCTTGGAGTGCGCAGATGGGATCGACCTCGGTCACCACCACTTGGGCTCCTTGGGCTCGGAGGGCCTGGGCGCAGCCCTTGCCGACATCACCATAACCGCAGACCACGCCCACCTTTCCGGAAATCATGACATCGGTGGCGCGCTTGATGCCGTCGACCAAGGACTCGCGACAGCCATACAGGTTATCGAATTTGGATTTGGTGACCGAGTCATTCACATTGATGGCGGGCACCAGCAGGCTGTCTTTTTTGAGCATCTCGTAGAGCCGATGGACTCCGGTGGTGGTTTCTTCGGAGACGCCTTTCCATTCGGGAACCACGCCATGCCAGCGCTGGGGGGTCTCCGCGTGGATTTCTTTCAGGAGGTCCTTGATGACGCCTTCTTCTTTGGATCCGGAGGGAGTCTCGACCCAGTCGGAGCCGTTTTCGAGCTCATAGCCTTTGTGGATGAGGAGCGTAGCATCTCCCCCATCGTCGACGATCAGTTGCGGCCCGCTCCCGTCCGGCCAGCGGAGCGCTTTGTTGGTGCACCACCAGTATTCCTCCAAGGTCTCTCCCTTCCAGGCAAAGACAGGAATGCCCCGGGCGGCAATGGCGGCCGCGGCATGATCCTGGGTCGAGAAGATGTTGCAAGAGCACCAGCGGACGTCGGCCCCGAGAGCGTCCAAGGTCTCGATGAGGACGGCGGTTTGGATGGTCATGTGGAGCGACCCCATGATGCGGACCCCTTGGAGAGGCTTGTCGGCGGCATACTTCTCGCGCGTGGCGATCAGCCCGGGCATCTCGCTCTCGGCGATTTCAATTTCTTTGCGACCAAAATCGGCAAGGCCGATG
It contains:
- a CDS encoding outer membrane protein transport protein; translation: MNSITFGPISRFSLLVLVALLGAAGLVQADFKAPDPSAAAIGRSGGNLANVSDSSAVAINPARLTELTQNEGQFSAILVDAPTEIRPEVGFKTDSRKDLKPLGSFFVGGPIPDSDFAWGLGLYMPYGMSSIVSEFSHFRYTQAHSTKLTYVNLAPTIAVSLTDKFSVGGSLDFVYSEVEFEQAYPWALVTGFPGLPDGEATLEGDDWTLGGTLGANYDLSDRQRLAFKLRLPTDLDYSGSTELTDIPALLPNPTVTEFGAQIRYPMEIGLGYGIDVTDKLNVGIDIQWIQFSRLETMNINAGVNSPLLTTSVPFNLKDAWHAGIGVAYEFLDGWTLRGGYRFEESPIEDRFLTVSLPGYDQHIVSAGLGYRCEAYFVDLAYSHSFYPTREVSNNVVPSVNGEYDYHFNTFAMTVGFSF
- a CDS encoding response regulator transcription factor; translated protein: MNAADHPTILIIDDEKCIRDALRMLLRKNFDVHCAEDVPSGLLEFTECQPDLVIIDYYMPGENGIQGITRLRQSDPHVPILFLTGFADDETLERATEAGATGFMRKPFDIAGMHGTIRQFIGQKAAA
- the ahcY gene encoding adenosylhomocysteinase, which gives rise to MTTTTEAIQDYKVRDIGLADFGRKEIEIAESEMPGLIATREKYAADKPLQGVRIMGSLHMTIQTAVLIETLDALGADVRWCSCNIFSTQDHAAAAIAARGIPVFAWKGETLEEYWWCTNKALRWPDGSGPQLIVDDGGDATLLIHKGYELENGSDWVETPSGSKEEGVIKDLLKEIHAETPQRWHGVVPEWKGVSEETTTGVHRLYEMLKKDSLLVPAINVNDSVTKSKFDNLYGCRESLVDGIKRATDVMISGKVGVVCGYGDVGKGCAQALRAQGAQVVVTEVDPICALQAAMEGFRVLTLEDTLGWGDIYVTTTGNFDIIRADHMEKMKDQAIVCNIGHFDNEIQVDKLEALNGVTKTNIKPQVDKYTFQAGNSIFLLAEGRLVNLGCATGHPSFVMSNSFTNQVLAQLELWATKDSGEISVKVLPKHLDEEVARLHLEKIGCKLTELSPAQADYIGVSPEGPFKTEHYRY